In the Colias croceus chromosome 25, ilColCroc2.1 genome, ACACTCTATACCATTACACTCTATGCGGTACGCTCTATGCCGTTACACTCTATGCCGATGCACTCTATGCCGATGTACTCTATGCCGATGCACTCTATGCAGACGTACCCTATGCCGATGCACTCTATGCCGGTACACTCTATGCCAGTACACTCTATGCCGATACACTCTATACCGTTACACTCTATGCAATTACAATCTATGCCGATGTACTCTATGCCGATACACTCTATGCCGGTACACTCTATGCCAATACACTCTATACCATTACACTCTATGCAGTTATACTCTATGCCAATACACTCTATGCCGATGCACTCTATGCAGTTATACTCTATGCTGTTAACACTATAATATACCGTAACACTCTATAAACACTGTTACTAATCTATActgtaacttttttaatactgGTAAATCTAGAGAGATGTATTCGGGAGAAAAACAAGAACATAACTAACgtgtttgaatttttattctattagggcgtattcagaaagaaagcttgaaacttataagcgcttatcggcgcttgtcaatgctcaaaccagcttgtcaaaaccagcattgacaagcttgtcaaaattagaggatataagcttcttgacaagcaccgataagcgcttataagtttcaagctttctttctgaatacaccCTTACTGTATGTGATattcaaaaaactaaattagTTCAGCTAAAAGGTAACACCACATTCAATGACTGGGCGGTACGATGTTTACCGGGACAGCTAgcaatcataataaaatggatatttgttatttgtagaAATGTATCACTTTTTCCAtcaatcaatttaatataatcaCTGAATTACAATCCATACCTATTTAGTACCTTATAAATAAGATTATAACTgtggattataatattatcaatggttaaaagtacatattttttacggTTAGTAACACTGTGAACCTGAACGGTGAAGCGTCAAATCTAGTAGGTATAGTCTATGCTACGAGTCTATGCTTCAAATCATAAAATGTCAGATTACTTTTCAAACTTACACAAAAGGcattaaaacattgaaataactAGGAACTTATGAAgaataaactttaaacttaaaaatggATGACCAAGCATGTCCTCGCTGTAAAACTACAAAGTATAGAAACCCTTCTTTAAAATTGATGGTTAATGTATGTGGCCATGCCTTGTGTGAAAGCTGTGTTGATTTACTGTTTTTAAAAGGTAAAGATagcatttattacaataattaaagtttGTGAAAGTATAAGGAACACGTATAAATCCTTTTGTGGggtaattatatacatatttgatCAGTTGTATCAAATCAtatgaattgtttataattttcgCAGGTTCTGGATCATGTCCAGAATGCAATGTTCCCCTACGCCGCAGCAACTTTCGAGTTCAATTATTCGAAGATGCTATGGTAGAAAAGGAAATGGACATtagaaaaagaattttaaaagatttcaACAAGAAAGAAGAAGATTTTGCCACATTAAGAGAATACAATGACTATTTAGAAGATATAGaatctataatttataatttagtgaacaatattgatattttaaacactAATAAGAAAATAGAACAGTATAAGAAGGATAATAAggaattaattatgaaaaataaagcaAAAATTGGTAAGTAAATTACAGTACTTAAATTCAaccttaatattttaaattttggcaaGTAATAACTAAAAAGCATTAAACTTGCTCAACTTTATTTTCAGGCAGAGAAGAATTAGAATTAGAAGAAATATTAGAAATAGAAAAGCAGATGGAGGAAATAAGAAGAGCGGAGGTGTTAAGGCTAGAGCAGGAGGCAAAGAAACAGAAGATTAGGGAAAAGGAAGCTCTAATAGATGAGCTGATGTTTGCGGAGGGTGATGCCAAGGATATATTGAACACATTCTCACAGAATCTAGCCAATAAACAGGAGGAAGTTGTGCCTGTAGTTCCTAAGGTtagtattgtattataatttactacttGTGTAAATCTTGcatattatttcatactatGAAAATAGAAactaattgttttgtttacattGTGAAGGACAAATTCTTCattgaaacttatttatttttgtagttttGTACAAAAAGGTCAAATGTCAAGTCACTCAAGAACATctcttatttcattttttccTCTTTGGAATTAAATGGGTGCTGTATTGATGTTAAATGGATTCAAATCattaatttagatatttttttaatttattaaataatcagTGTAAGATCAGGTTATTGATCTTAAATCTGGCCATAGTtctttactttaaataatgtaaaaataaatatacttagcTAGTAAATAGTGAAATATGttcttcatttaaaaaaaccttAACTATGAAAATGCAGTTCCATAACTCTTTATGGAACtgcatttttattgttacgtTTGTTACCTCTGTAACAATACAAAGTATTATAGCCTGACCGCAACCGCTGTACTGCACTCTAGGTATGTGCAGTGAGGCGGGGAACGGGTAAGAAAGAGCACGGGTTCGATGTTAAAAAGAAACGAAACGGTCAGTACTCTCACCCGCCTCGCCGCGCACATACCTAAGGCGCGGAACAGCGGTTGCGTTCAAGCAAGAGTCATTAAATCTTATGCGTTTAAAACTTACCTCAAATTAATTTCAGGTAACACAATTCTCAAGTGGTGTGAAATTCACTAGAGGCTCCGGTCAGCAACCCTTACCGATAATAGAAGAAGGACCTTTATACAAATATGAGCCACTCGCTATACCAGATAGAATTGGTCCAGATCCACCGTCCTTACAGGAAATTGTTAATAATGGGTACCTGCAGCATGTGAGGTACCTAAAtagtgtttataaattatttgttatgaataaaaaaatggtcaGTTGAAATTATTTAGCCGTATTGTCCAAAAGCTATAGGACAAATGAATAccatttaaacaaaaatatgagaataattatgatgatataatggcaaaaaaaaatgtatgacgATTTTGCTTATTACATTTATGGACCAagataaatatatgaacaaGGGCTAGTAGCCTATCTATAATTGAACCCACCTTAGATATACAAATCATCATGTAATATgaagtagaaaaaaaattattagtgATATGTAGAAGCGTAATCACGAAAACTATCATCAAAGTATTAGTATCGTCAACAAGACGTTTTTATATAACAACGTCAGCATATTAAACAAGTCCCTTTTAATCATAGCAGGGGTGCTTATCAAATACTTACTTTGACGATAGTTTTAGTTTTCACTCTTCTGATGGCAAATGAAAAtgctaataaataacattaattattattcttatttacaGAGCAGAGAACGAAACAGAGAAGGCCGGTGGCTATTCATCTACATTACCCTGTCTACGAGCATTGCAAGATGCCCTCTCAGGCTTATACCATGCGAGCTGACAGCAAATAGATACTATAGTGATTGAGTGATTTGGACTGtgattattgttaattaaatgatatgatgtgtttgtttttgtggtggttttatttttgatcCTTTAcatcacaataaaaaaaccaGATGTTTTAGAGTATTTGTAGAGc is a window encoding:
- the LOC123703045 gene encoding proline-rich 33 kDa extensin-related protein → MPLHSMPMHSMPMYSMPMHSMQTYPMPMHSMPVHSMPVHSMPIHSIPLHSMQLQSMPMYSMPIHSMPVHSMPIHSIPLHSMQLYSMPIHSMPMHSMQLYSMLLTL
- the LOC123703089 gene encoding CDK-activating kinase assembly factor MAT1; its protein translation is MDDQACPRCKTTKYRNPSLKLMVNVCGHALCESCVDLLFLKGSGSCPECNVPLRRSNFRVQLFEDAMVEKEMDIRKRILKDFNKKEEDFATLREYNDYLEDIESIIYNLVNNIDILNTNKKIEQYKKDNKELIMKNKAKIGREELELEEILEIEKQMEEIRRAEVLRLEQEAKKQKIREKEALIDELMFAEGDAKDILNTFSQNLANKQEEVVPVVPKVTQFSSGVKFTRGSGQQPLPIIEEGPLYKYEPLAIPDRIGPDPPSLQEIVNNGYLQHVRAENETEKAGGYSSTLPCLRALQDALSGLYHAS